A window from Ignavibacteriota bacterium encodes these proteins:
- a CDS encoding transketolase: protein MNYEEKLIELAHKNENILILTAENRASIRNLPKVISNKFIDTGICEQTLVGISAGLALRGKVPIVHAIAAFLTMRAFEFIRTDIGYPNLNVKLVGNFAGFLSEGNGPTHQAIEDISLMRTIPNINIFCPADIDDLIKGLSTVINYNRPFYIRYNDLQPIVEHEEFALGKAEVFGDGNEIGIFVYGTLFNEAYNAKEILESEGYSVRLINLRTLKPIDEYEIINTINSCKTIVSIEDHYRIGGLYSIITEIIVKEKLIADFLPINLQNKFFKPTKFKNILTHEGFAANNLVNKIKEYLYKKEKKIDVEWSNVK from the coding sequence ATGAACTACGAAGAAAAATTAATTGAGCTTGCTCATAAAAATGAAAATATCTTAATCCTTACTGCGGAAAACAGAGCATCAATTAGAAATTTACCCAAAGTAATTTCAAATAAATTTATTGATACCGGAATTTGTGAACAGACTCTTGTTGGTATTTCAGCTGGTTTAGCATTAAGAGGAAAGGTGCCAATTGTTCATGCAATTGCTGCATTTTTAACAATGAGAGCTTTTGAATTTATAAGAACTGATATTGGGTATCCAAATTTAAATGTTAAGCTTGTAGGCAATTTTGCCGGATTTTTATCGGAAGGAAACGGACCAACACATCAAGCTATTGAAGATATATCATTGATGAGAACAATTCCAAATATAAATATTTTCTGTCCCGCGGATATTGATGATTTAATTAAAGGACTTTCAACGGTTATTAATTACAACAGACCTTTTTATATTCGATACAATGATTTACAACCGATTGTTGAGCACGAAGAATTTGCATTAGGGAAAGCTGAAGTTTTTGGTGATGGAAATGAAATAGGAATTTTCGTTTATGGAACTTTGTTTAATGAAGCATATAATGCAAAAGAAATTCTTGAATCAGAAGGATATTCTGTAAGATTAATTAATCTTAGAACACTTAAACCGATTGATGAATACGAAATTATTAATACCATAAATTCGTGCAAAACAATTGTTAGTATTGAAGATCATTATCGTATCGGCGGACTTTATTCAATAATAACTGAGATTATTGTTAAAGAAAAACTTATTGCCGATTTTCTTCCCATAAACTTACAGAACAAATTTTTTAAACCGACAAAATTTAAAAATATTCTTACCCACGAAGGATTTGCAGCAAATAATTTAGTTAATAAAATAAAAGAATACTTATATAAAAAGGAAAAGAAAATAGATGTCGAATGGAGTAATGTTAAATAA
- a CDS encoding aminotransferase class III-fold pyridoxal phosphate-dependent enzyme, protein MSNGVMLNKEYPTITKSNEFFYRAEGLIPSATQTLAKGPTQYVKGVAPKYLLKGEGSHVWDVDGNEYIDYNMGIGPISLGYNYKKVNDAIIQQLNDGITFSLMHPLEVEVAELLNEIIPNAEMVRYSKTGADVTSAAVRLARAYTSKDKILVCGYHGWHDWYSNILPPNRGIPLAVSELTHTFNYNDIESLKKSIDENTAAVILEPVVFDEPKDNFLYQVAELCKEKNILLIFDEMWTGFRISLGGAQEYFNITPDLATYSKAIANGMPISVLSGKKEIMKLAENDIFFYTTFGGEALSLAAAKATINEIKEKDVINFLRIQGKKLKDGFNGLCELLDLDFINTVGYNWRSMIRIKSEVIDPLIIKSFIQQEMIKRGILWSGFHNMSFSHTDDDINYTLNVYEDVLKLLKDSINKNDIESRLLGEPVKAVFRKTENFNIKPVSK, encoded by the coding sequence ATGTCGAATGGAGTAATGTTAAATAAAGAATATCCAACAATTACAAAATCGAATGAATTCTTTTACAGAGCTGAAGGTTTAATTCCATCCGCTACCCAAACGCTTGCAAAAGGTCCAACTCAATATGTTAAAGGGGTTGCACCAAAATACTTACTCAAAGGTGAAGGCTCACATGTTTGGGATGTTGATGGAAACGAATACATTGACTACAATATGGGAATTGGTCCAATTTCCTTAGGATATAATTATAAAAAAGTTAATGATGCAATTATTCAGCAACTAAATGATGGAATTACATTTTCATTAATGCATCCTTTGGAAGTTGAAGTTGCGGAACTTTTAAATGAAATTATTCCGAATGCAGAAATGGTTAGATATAGTAAAACCGGTGCGGATGTTACAAGTGCTGCAGTTAGATTAGCTAGAGCATATACCAGTAAAGATAAAATATTGGTATGTGGTTATCATGGCTGGCATGATTGGTATTCAAATATTCTTCCACCAAATAGAGGAATTCCCTTAGCAGTTAGTGAACTTACCCATACATTTAATTATAATGATATTGAATCTCTTAAGAAATCAATAGATGAAAATACTGCTGCAGTTATTCTTGAACCAGTTGTATTTGATGAACCAAAAGATAATTTTCTTTACCAAGTAGCTGAATTGTGCAAAGAAAAAAATATTCTTTTAATCTTTGATGAAATGTGGACCGGTTTTAGAATTTCGCTTGGGGGTGCACAAGAATATTTTAATATTACTCCGGATTTAGCAACATATTCAAAAGCAATTGCTAATGGAATGCCAATTTCTGTCCTCAGCGGAAAAAAAGAAATAATGAAGCTTGCAGAAAATGATATATTTTTTTATACCACATTTGGCGGCGAAGCATTGTCATTAGCTGCTGCAAAAGCAACTATTAATGAGATTAAGGAAAAAGACGTAATAAACTTTTTGAGAATTCAAGGTAAGAAATTAAAAGATGGATTTAACGGTTTATGTGAACTATTGGATTTAGATTTTATTAATACAGTTGGATATAATTGGAGATCAATGATTAGAATAAAAAGTGAAGTAATCGATCCATTAATTATTAAATCTTTTATTCAGCAAGAAATGATTAAACGAGGAATACTTTGGTCGGGATTTCATAATATGTCCTTTTCACACACAGATGATGATATTAACTATACTTTAAATGTTTATGAGGATGTTTTAAAATTATTGAAAGATTCAATTAATAAAAATGATATTGAAAGCAGATTATTAGGTGAACCGGTAAAAGCTGTTTTCAGAAAAACAGAAAACTTCAATATAAAACCAGTATCAAAATAA
- a CDS encoding SDR family oxidoreductase, translating to MELFSLKNKVAIVTGALGLLGKKHCEALSEAGANVIVTDLNEKNCKEFSQKLQTESEGFEVDVTNKESIENLLEKVLSKFNSVDILVNNAAINDMVENPKSLFEESKFENYSLQNWQHSIDVNLTGTFLCSQIMGSQMVKQGKGNIINIASTYGVVAPNQNLYKDQNGNQIFYKPPAYSVTKGAVIAFTKYLATYWAEKNIRVNSLSPGGVRNNQNENFINEYSKRTPLGKMAEPEDYKSAIVFLASDSSKYMTGANLIVDGGWTIW from the coding sequence ATGGAATTATTTTCACTTAAAAATAAAGTAGCAATTGTAACTGGGGCTTTAGGATTATTGGGGAAAAAACATTGTGAAGCTTTATCAGAAGCTGGTGCAAATGTAATCGTAACAGATTTAAATGAAAAAAATTGTAAAGAGTTTTCCCAGAAATTACAAACAGAATCTGAAGGTTTTGAGGTTGACGTTACTAATAAAGAATCAATTGAGAATTTATTAGAAAAAGTTTTATCAAAATTTAATTCAGTTGATATTCTAGTAAACAACGCTGCAATAAATGATATGGTTGAAAATCCTAAAAGTTTATTTGAAGAATCAAAATTTGAAAATTATTCTTTACAAAATTGGCAGCATTCTATTGATGTAAATTTAACAGGAACTTTTCTTTGCTCTCAAATTATGGGAAGTCAAATGGTGAAACAAGGAAAAGGAAATATTATAAATATTGCATCTACTTATGGAGTTGTTGCTCCAAATCAAAATTTATATAAAGATCAAAATGGGAATCAAATATTTTATAAACCACCAGCTTATTCTGTAACCAAAGGTGCTGTAATTGCATTCACAAAATATTTAGCAACATATTGGGCTGAGAAAAATATTAGAGTTAATTCTCTTTCACCCGGAGGCGTAAGAAATAATCAAAATGAAAATTTTATAAATGAATATTCAAAACGAACTCCATTAGGAAAAATGGCTGAACCGGAAGATTATAAAAGTGCGATTGTTTTTCTTGCAAGTGATTCTTCAAAATATATGACCGGAGCAAACTTAATTGTTGATGGCGGATGGACTATTTGGTAA
- a CDS encoding HAD-IIIA family hydrolase, which yields MNELTSKLRKIKMLLTDVDGVLTDTGVYYSVSGEELKRFSLRDGMGVERLRELVKVKVGIISGEKSLLVRKRAEKLDIEEIHLGAKNKIKVLKNICKEKALEYNQIAYIGDDVNDLEIIEAVGVSACPADAMKIVKEKVDFVLDNLGGYGAFREFAEIIIEEKLKSKEED from the coding sequence ATGAATGAGTTAACCTCAAAACTAAGAAAAATTAAAATGCTTCTAACAGATGTTGATGGTGTATTGACCGATACCGGTGTTTACTATTCTGTTTCTGGGGAAGAATTAAAAAGATTTAGTCTAAGAGACGGAATGGGTGTTGAAAGATTAAGAGAACTAGTCAAAGTTAAAGTTGGAATTATTTCCGGTGAAAAATCATTACTTGTTAGAAAACGTGCAGAAAAATTAGATATTGAAGAAATTCATTTAGGTGCTAAAAATAAAATTAAAGTATTAAAAAATATTTGTAAAGAAAAAGCATTAGAGTATAATCAAATTGCTTACATAGGTGATGATGTTAACGATTTGGAGATAATTGAAGCCGTTGGTGTTTCAGCATGTCCAGCTGATGCAATGAAAATTGTAAAAGAAAAAGTTGATTTTGTTTTAGATAATTTAGGCGGTTACGGAGCATTTAGAGAATTTGCAGAAATAATAATTGAAGAGAAATTAAAAAGTAAAGAAGAGGATTAA
- a CDS encoding N-acetylneuraminate synthase family protein: protein MNRSNIIRLGNKFIGDGQPVYIIAEIGINHNGSLENAKKLIDGAVFAGCDAVKFQKRTPEICVPEDQWYIERDTPWGRMTYLEYRHKVEFGFSEYEIIDQYCREKNIHWFASAWDVEAVKFLEDFNIPMYKISSASLTDEDLLKKVKATDKPIMISTGMSSLAEIDKAVEILTDTKLMIAQSTSNYPCNLNELNINVIENYKNRFPKIPIGYSGHETGLAPTYAAVAKGATFVERHITLDRASWGSDQAASVEIMGLYRLVKDIRDIELALGDGIKRVYDSEKKSMAKLRKNISESLYA from the coding sequence ATGAATAGGTCAAACATAATTCGTCTTGGTAATAAATTTATTGGCGATGGTCAACCAGTTTATATTATTGCCGAAATTGGTATAAATCATAATGGATCATTAGAAAATGCAAAAAAATTAATTGACGGAGCTGTTTTTGCTGGATGCGATGCAGTTAAATTTCAGAAGAGAACTCCGGAAATTTGTGTTCCCGAAGATCAATGGTATATTGAACGTGATACTCCTTGGGGTAGAATGACATATTTGGAATATCGTCACAAAGTTGAATTTGGATTTTCCGAATATGAAATAATTGATCAATATTGTAGAGAAAAAAATATTCATTGGTTTGCTTCTGCATGGGATGTTGAAGCTGTTAAATTTTTGGAAGATTTTAATATTCCAATGTATAAAATATCATCTGCATCTTTAACAGATGAAGATCTTCTAAAGAAAGTTAAAGCGACCGATAAACCTATAATGATTTCTACCGGAATGTCGTCATTAGCTGAAATTGACAAAGCAGTTGAAATATTAACTGATACGAAATTAATGATTGCGCAATCAACTTCTAATTATCCTTGCAATTTGAATGAGTTAAATATTAATGTAATTGAAAATTATAAAAATAGATTTCCTAAAATTCCAATCGGATATTCCGGACATGAGACCGGTTTAGCTCCAACTTACGCTGCTGTAGCAAAAGGTGCAACTTTTGTTGAACGTCATATAACACTTGATCGTGCATCTTGGGGAAGTGATCAAGCAGCTTCTGTTGAAATTATGGGATTATACAGATTAGTAAAAGATATCAGAGATATTGAATTGGCACTTGGAGATGGAATTAAAAGAGTTTATGACAGCGAAAAAAAATCAATGGCAAAGTTAAGAAAGAATATTTCAGAATCACTTTATGCTTAA
- a CDS encoding sterol desaturase family protein: MNLTIFQLFSFAALSIFAIILIILERYFPYNKNQTIIRSGFWNDFIFYNFIQSFFIGILISYLIQFIDDSTNVSRLRIISDWPIFYQILFFLITHDLYIYWFHKLQHKNKYLWRLHEAHHSPKEVDWLSGIRSHGFEILINQTIEFLPIVLLGASPQVAVIKGLISGAWGMYIHSNIDVKSGILQYIINGPEMHRLHHAIGKVRNKNFSTKFAIWDWIFGTSYFPKDEKATEYGLKTFFPENYFEQFIFAFRKFKKEN, encoded by the coding sequence ATGAACTTAACTATTTTTCAATTATTTTCATTTGCAGCACTTTCAATTTTTGCAATTATTCTAATTATTTTAGAAAGGTATTTTCCATACAATAAAAATCAAACAATAATTAGAAGCGGGTTTTGGAATGATTTTATTTTCTACAACTTTATTCAATCTTTTTTTATTGGAATTCTAATTTCGTATTTGATTCAATTTATTGATGATTCCACAAATGTATCAAGATTAAGAATAATTTCTGATTGGCCAATTTTTTATCAAATATTATTTTTCTTAATTACGCATGATTTGTACATTTATTGGTTTCATAAACTTCAACATAAAAATAAATATTTATGGCGTCTTCATGAAGCTCATCATTCGCCAAAAGAAGTCGATTGGCTTTCCGGTATTAGATCTCACGGTTTCGAAATATTAATTAATCAAACTATTGAATTTTTACCAATTGTTTTATTGGGTGCATCTCCACAAGTTGCCGTAATTAAGGGATTAATTAGTGGTGCTTGGGGAATGTATATTCATTCAAACATTGATGTAAAATCTGGAATACTGCAGTATATTATTAATGGTCCCGAAATGCATCGATTACATCACGCAATTGGAAAGGTGAGAAATAAAAACTTTTCTACAAAATTTGCAATATGGGATTGGATTTTTGGAACTTCATATTTCCCAAAAGATGAAAAAGCAACTGAGTATGGATTGAAGACATTTTTTCCGGAAAATTATTTTGAGCAATTTATTTTCGCATTTAGAAAATTCAAAAAAGAAAATTAA
- a CDS encoding multidrug efflux SMR transporter yields the protein MQINWFYLLLAGFLEIGWVISLKKTEGFTKIVPIIFYALFGFFAAYFFSNALKTIPISIAYAIWMGIAVIGTTIAESLIFNSAFNFTKIFFVALILIGAIGLKLTSNME from the coding sequence ATGCAGATAAATTGGTTTTACTTATTACTTGCTGGTTTCTTAGAAATTGGTTGGGTTATCAGCTTAAAAAAGACCGAAGGTTTTACTAAAATAGTTCCAATAATTTTTTATGCACTCTTCGGATTTTTCGCAGCATATTTTTTTTCTAATGCATTAAAAACAATTCCAATTAGTATAGCTTATGCAATTTGGATGGGAATTGCAGTTATAGGTACAACAATTGCGGAAAGTTTGATATTTAATTCAGCATTTAATTTTACAAAAATATTTTTTGTTGCATTGATTCTAATTGGTGCAATTGGATTAAAATTAACTTCAAATATGGAATAA
- a CDS encoding lysophospholipid acyltransferase family protein, translated as MKQLDLNSIISNHFTNFPKLANWKKQLILKSVNKVIHLEEINKILEANSEVIGIDFIDNLFEHLNFSFNVANKDIRKIPSEGRLIIVANHPIGSLDGLALLKMISEIREDVKIIANSILYEIENLRSLFLPFHLDSKQIQRENIKAIDEALQNEQAIIIFPAAEVSRLKFYHITDSRWHKGAIHFAKKNNSPILPIYIEAKNSILFYSASAINKYFSRFFLVHELFNKRNKTITIKIGNPIPAKVFTSHIIEDQAQIALLKKHVMRIRKDKKGVFITEKNIIHPVPRKFIKRELVNSELIGETSDRKKIYLCEYAKAPNALNEIARLREITFRKVGEGTGNKLDIDRFDKLYKHIVVWDENDLEIVGAYRLGVGSELMNEFGIKGFYTSTLFKYSDEFTKTYLNNGLELGRSFIQKKYWKTNALHYLWQGIGAFLYKHPEIKYMFGGVSISKNYNQTATEMIVYYYSKWYGNSKDSVTPNKEFMISEKTSISLAQEFSGNSPIEDYKILKNMLKPYGFTVPTLYKQYTDLCERDGVNFLGFGVDDSFEMCVDGFIMIEVEKITSEKRLRYIDIHSGEQAVA; from the coding sequence ATGAAGCAACTAGATTTAAATTCAATAATTTCCAATCACTTTACAAACTTTCCAAAATTAGCAAATTGGAAAAAGCAATTAATTTTAAAATCTGTAAATAAAGTTATTCATCTGGAAGAAATTAATAAAATACTTGAAGCAAATAGTGAAGTTATTGGTATTGATTTTATTGATAATTTATTTGAGCATCTTAACTTTTCTTTTAATGTTGCAAATAAAGATATTAGAAAAATTCCATCGGAAGGAAGATTAATAATAGTAGCAAATCACCCCATTGGTAGTTTGGATGGATTAGCATTGCTTAAAATGATTTCTGAAATTAGAGAAGATGTTAAAATTATTGCAAATTCAATTTTGTATGAAATTGAAAATTTAAGAAGTTTGTTTCTTCCTTTTCATTTGGATTCAAAACAAATTCAAAGAGAAAATATTAAAGCTATTGATGAAGCTCTTCAGAATGAACAAGCAATAATTATTTTTCCAGCAGCAGAAGTTTCTCGTTTAAAATTCTATCATATTACCGATTCTAGATGGCACAAAGGTGCAATACATTTTGCAAAGAAAAACAATTCGCCAATTTTACCAATTTACATTGAAGCCAAAAATTCAATACTATTTTATTCAGCTTCAGCAATAAATAAATATTTCTCAAGATTTTTTTTAGTTCATGAATTATTCAATAAAAGAAATAAAACGATAACAATTAAAATTGGTAATCCAATTCCGGCAAAAGTATTTACATCTCATATAATTGAAGATCAAGCACAAATTGCATTATTGAAAAAACATGTAATGAGAATTAGAAAAGATAAAAAGGGAGTTTTTATAACAGAGAAAAATATTATTCATCCTGTACCAAGAAAATTTATAAAACGCGAATTGGTTAATTCAGAATTGATTGGGGAAACATCCGATAGAAAAAAAATATATTTGTGCGAATATGCAAAAGCTCCAAACGCATTAAATGAAATAGCTCGTTTGAGAGAAATTACTTTTAGAAAAGTTGGTGAAGGAACCGGAAATAAATTAGATATTGATCGATTTGATAAACTTTACAAACACATTGTTGTATGGGATGAAAATGATTTAGAGATTGTTGGTGCATATAGATTAGGAGTTGGAAGTGAATTGATGAATGAGTTTGGAATTAAAGGATTTTATACTTCAACTCTTTTCAAATATTCTGATGAGTTTACGAAAACATATTTAAATAATGGATTGGAACTTGGCAGAAGTTTTATCCAAAAAAAATATTGGAAGACAAATGCACTCCACTATTTATGGCAAGGCATTGGTGCTTTTTTATATAAACATCCAGAAATTAAATATATGTTTGGCGGTGTAAGTATTAGCAAAAATTATAATCAAACTGCAACTGAAATGATTGTTTATTATTATTCAAAGTGGTATGGAAATTCAAAAGATTCAGTTACGCCAAATAAAGAGTTTATGATCTCAGAAAAAACAAGTATCAGTTTAGCTCAAGAATTTTCGGGAAATTCACCAATTGAAGATTATAAAATTCTAAAAAATATGTTAAAACCGTATGGATTTACAGTTCCAACTTTGTATAAGCAATATACTGATTTGTGCGAAAGAGACGGTGTAAATTTTTTAGGTTTTGGAGTTGATGATTCTTTTGAAATGTGTGTAGATGGTTTTATTATGATCGAAGTTGAAAAAATTACAAGTGAAAAAAGATTAAGATATATCGATATTCATTCCGGTGAACAAGCTGTAGCTTAA
- a CDS encoding glycosyltransferase translates to MENLILIIFAVIIIIGIGYQILSLIILKNIYSQKNRNNIIERKDYPLISILKPIKGIDDQLENNLISFYNLDYPNYEIIFGLHTKDDPALQIIKKISAEFSKIKTKIVIDNYMIGLNPKINNLYNMYPKSKGSFILISDSNTRVEPNFLKSLLSEFNDKNVGLVTASIRGIGAKNIPSIFENIHLNSFLLPSVFTASKIAKISIVIGKSILIPKNILTQIGGFEAFRNYLAEDYLMGVKVEELGYKVKTSSTFVDNINENLTLQKFLNRHSRWAKMRAKIRLNTYLLEAFSNPIAASFILAIILSNQIGLLQFITVSILKIILDFTSIKIIKSDLKFYHLLFIPIKDLIIGLVWYIPFINSEVNWRNNIFKIKKDSLLQPV, encoded by the coding sequence ATGGAAAATTTAATATTAATAATTTTCGCTGTTATCATAATAATTGGAATAGGTTATCAAATATTATCATTGATAATATTGAAAAATATCTATTCTCAAAAAAATAGAAATAATATAATTGAACGAAAAGACTATCCGTTGATTAGTATTCTAAAACCAATTAAAGGAATTGATGATCAGCTAGAGAATAATCTCATTTCATTTTACAATTTAGATTACCCTAACTATGAAATTATATTTGGACTTCACACAAAAGATGATCCTGCTTTGCAGATAATTAAAAAAATATCCGCAGAATTTTCAAAAATTAAAACCAAAATTGTTATTGATAATTATATGATTGGTTTAAATCCAAAAATCAATAATCTCTATAATATGTACCCTAAATCTAAAGGAAGCTTTATTTTAATTAGTGATAGCAATACCCGTGTTGAACCTAATTTCTTAAAATCATTATTGAGTGAATTTAATGATAAAAATGTTGGACTTGTTACTGCATCTATAAGAGGAATTGGAGCTAAAAACATTCCTTCTATTTTTGAAAATATCCATCTTAATTCATTTTTACTTCCAAGTGTTTTTACGGCTTCCAAAATTGCTAAAATTTCAATCGTTATTGGAAAATCTATTTTGATTCCAAAAAATATTTTAACTCAAATTGGTGGATTTGAAGCATTTAGAAATTATTTGGCAGAAGATTATTTAATGGGTGTAAAAGTTGAAGAGTTAGGTTATAAAGTTAAAACATCTTCAACATTTGTAGATAATATAAATGAAAATTTAACATTACAGAAATTTTTAAATCGACATTCCCGCTGGGCAAAAATGCGCGCAAAAATTAGGTTGAATACTTATTTATTAGAAGCTTTTTCAAATCCAATTGCAGCAAGTTTTATTTTAGCAATAATATTATCTAATCAAATTGGATTATTACAATTTATAACAGTTAGTATTTTAAAAATTATTTTAGATTTCACATCGATAAAAATTATCAAATCTGATTTAAAATTTTATCATCTATTATTTATTCCAATTAAAGATTTAATAATTGGTTTGGTGTGGTACATTCCGTTTATAAATTCCGAAGTAAATTGGAGAAACAATATTTTTAAAATTAAAAAAGATTCGCTGCTTCAGCCGGTATGA
- a CDS encoding glycoside hydrolase family 1 protein yields MADFLWGTSTSSFQIEGNITNDFTEWENLGKFRNNGSNPLYENGSNHWNNWKTDFDFLKELNINSYRFSIEWSRIEPEINKYSDKALKQYSEMIDYLLENNIEPFLTLHHFSHPKWFHEFSPWHKKESVTTFCNFAKIIIDLFADKINYWVSFNEPIVWSLAAYADGKFPPGYKDLNLMMDAIYNMMEAHICIYDYLKKRNPNAKLGIAKHFIIFKEARTWFFLDKKVTENVDTFFNKMLLEAFQKNRITHWFPTVLKYDAQIPLENKIDFWGINYYYRIYSQFKFSLKNPVFLFPKEPATDMGWEIYPKGLKKIIKLVATTGKEIIVTENGIATEDEDLRKYFIKRHLKILNKVRHKYNITGYFYWSLIDNYEWLKGKSKRFGLIKIDYENNFRRIIKPSALFYSEQIKKYSEQNNDVVVSQ; encoded by the coding sequence ATGGCAGATTTTTTATGGGGAACTTCAACTTCTTCATTTCAAATAGAAGGAAATATTACAAATGATTTTACCGAGTGGGAAAATCTAGGTAAATTCAGAAATAATGGATCAAATCCACTGTATGAAAATGGAAGTAATCATTGGAATAATTGGAAAACCGATTTTGATTTTTTAAAAGAACTAAATATAAATTCATACAGATTTTCAATTGAGTGGTCACGAATAGAACCGGAAATTAATAAATATTCGGATAAGGCTTTAAAGCAATATTCTGAAATGATAGATTATTTACTTGAAAACAATATTGAACCATTTTTAACACTACATCATTTCTCTCATCCAAAATGGTTTCATGAATTTTCACCTTGGCATAAAAAAGAATCGGTTACTACATTTTGTAATTTTGCAAAAATCATTATTGATTTATTTGCAGACAAAATAAATTATTGGGTTTCGTTTAACGAGCCAATTGTTTGGTCTTTAGCAGCTTATGCAGACGGTAAATTTCCTCCCGGTTATAAAGATTTAAATTTAATGATGGATGCAATTTACAATATGATGGAAGCCCATATATGCATTTATGATTACCTAAAAAAAAGAAATCCAAATGCTAAATTAGGAATTGCAAAACACTTTATAATTTTTAAAGAAGCCAGAACTTGGTTCTTTCTCGATAAAAAAGTTACTGAAAATGTTGATACTTTTTTCAACAAAATGTTATTGGAAGCATTTCAGAAAAACAGAATTACTCATTGGTTTCCAACAGTTTTAAAATATGATGCACAAATTCCACTTGAAAATAAAATAGACTTTTGGGGAATAAATTATTATTACAGAATTTATAGTCAATTCAAATTTAGTTTGAAGAACCCCGTTTTCCTTTTTCCAAAAGAACCAGCAACTGATATGGGTTGGGAAATTTATCCGAAAGGTTTAAAAAAAATAATTAAGCTTGTTGCAACAACCGGAAAAGAAATAATTGTAACAGAAAATGGAATTGCAACCGAAGATGAAGATTTGAGAAAATATTTTATAAAACGACATCTAAAAATTTTAAATAAAGTAAGACACAAATATAATATTACCGGATATTTTTACTGGAGTTTAATTGATAATTATGAATGGTTAAAGGGAAAATCAAAAAGGTTTGGGTTAATTAAGATTGATTACGAAAATAATTTTAGGCGAATTATTAAGCCAAGTGCACTGTTTTATTCTGAACAAATTAAAAAATATTCTGAGCAAAATAATGATGTTGTTGTTTCACAATAA